In the genome of Armatimonadota bacterium, one region contains:
- a CDS encoding DUF1926 domain-containing protein: MTPRLTLALALHNHQPVGNFHSVFARGHDEAYEPMVGALERHPAVRVALHYSGPLLDWLLREHPDLIERVRALVARGQVEIMTGGYYEPILPIIPDRDKHGQILKMTAAVRDLFGCEATGLWLAERVWEPHLPKALAAAGVTYTIVDDTHFQHVGMSSDELTGYFVTEEVGAPLRIFPSAKALRYRIPWATVETLMAWLRGQASDDDRILVMGDDGEKFGLWPGTRVLCWERGWIEAFFSALEGARDWLAVVPPGEWIREHPPQGRVYLPTASYDEMTEWALPPEGASRLPALRHDLEAEGRADVLPFLRGGYWRHFLVKYPEINTLHKAMLRVSRKVWRMRPGLRRDAALDHLWQAQCNCPYWHGVFGGIYLGHIRSANYSHLIEAERLADRGRRPRRWVDARIEDLDGDGQDEVLLGSDAQVLTVDPADGGSVVAWDVREAGVNLVNVMTRRPEGYHEMLRRALARGEAVLAATGEVETIHTSRVRVKEWGLDRHLTTDWYRRSSFLDHFLEPGGGPAAFARGGVRELGDFVNQPFVAETRHAPGEISVRLARDGHVWVGGVHAPVRVEKTLLVRPGTAGLEAGYCITNQSGAVLTAELAIETNWGTTGPDAAVVASCAARRVGDAGRHDGVRAFALRDPGWSMVVGARVEAQEPASLWVVPIEVVSASEAGFERTFQGASLLFVWPMRLQPGEAWAGTLSFEVQSPA; the protein is encoded by the coding sequence TTGACGCCGCGCCTGACCCTGGCGCTGGCACTGCACAACCACCAGCCGGTGGGCAACTTCCACTCGGTCTTCGCGCGCGGCCACGACGAGGCGTACGAGCCGATGGTCGGCGCGCTGGAACGGCACCCTGCGGTGCGCGTGGCGCTGCACTACTCAGGGCCGCTGCTGGACTGGCTGCTCCGCGAGCATCCGGACCTGATCGAGCGCGTCCGCGCGCTTGTGGCGCGCGGCCAGGTGGAGATCATGACCGGCGGCTATTACGAGCCGATCCTGCCGATCATCCCAGACCGGGACAAGCACGGCCAGATACTCAAGATGACCGCGGCGGTGCGCGACCTCTTTGGCTGCGAGGCCACGGGGCTGTGGCTGGCCGAGCGCGTCTGGGAGCCCCACCTGCCCAAGGCCCTGGCAGCGGCCGGCGTCACCTACACCATTGTGGACGACACGCACTTCCAGCACGTGGGTATGTCCTCCGACGAGCTGACCGGCTACTTCGTCACCGAGGAGGTCGGCGCGCCGCTGCGCATCTTCCCCAGCGCCAAGGCGCTCCGGTACCGCATCCCCTGGGCCACGGTGGAGACGCTGATGGCCTGGCTGCGCGGCCAGGCATCAGATGACGATCGGATCCTGGTCATGGGAGACGACGGCGAGAAGTTCGGGTTGTGGCCGGGCACGCGCGTCCTGTGCTGGGAACGCGGCTGGATCGAGGCGTTCTTCTCGGCGCTGGAGGGCGCCCGCGACTGGCTGGCCGTGGTCCCGCCCGGGGAGTGGATCCGCGAGCACCCACCGCAGGGCCGCGTCTACCTGCCGACCGCCTCCTACGACGAGATGACCGAGTGGGCGCTGCCCCCCGAGGGTGCCTCGCGGCTGCCCGCGCTCAGGCACGACCTCGAAGCAGAGGGCCGCGCCGACGTTCTGCCGTTTCTCCGGGGCGGGTACTGGCGCCACTTCCTGGTGAAGTACCCAGAGATCAACACGCTGCACAAGGCAATGCTGCGCGTCAGCCGCAAGGTGTGGCGTATGCGGCCCGGCCTGCGACGCGATGCCGCGCTGGACCATCTCTGGCAGGCGCAGTGCAACTGCCCCTACTGGCACGGGGTTTTCGGTGGCATCTACCTGGGGCACATTCGTTCGGCCAACTACTCCCACCTGATCGAAGCAGAGCGGCTGGCCGACCGCGGCAGGAGGCCGCGGCGTTGGGTGGATGCGCGCATCGAGGATCTCGACGGTGACGGCCAGGACGAGGTGCTGCTGGGATCCGACGCGCAGGTGCTGACCGTTGATCCTGCCGACGGCGGCAGCGTGGTCGCGTGGGACGTGCGCGAGGCCGGCGTGAACCTGGTCAACGTGATGACCCGCCGGCCCGAGGGTTATCACGAAATGCTGCGGAGGGCGCTGGCTCGCGGCGAGGCCGTGCTCGCGGCCACCGGAGAAGTGGAGACGATCCACACCTCACGCGTACGGGTGAAGGAATGGGGGCTGGACCGGCACCTGACGACCGACTGGTACCGGCGATCGAGCTTCCTGGACCACTTCCTTGAGCCCGGCGGCGGGCCCGCGGCCTTTGCCCGGGGCGGAGTGCGTGAGCTGGGCGACTTCGTGAACCAGCCGTTTGTGGCAGAGACCCGGCACGCGCCAGGAGAGATCTCGGTGCGCCTGGCCCGCGATGGTCACGTGTGGGTCGGTGGTGTGCACGCGCCCGTGCGGGTCGAGAAGACGCTGCTCGTCCGGCCCGGCACGGCCGGGCTGGAGGCAGGTTACTGCATTACGAACCAGAGCGGGGCAGTACTGACCGCCGAGCTTGCAATCGAGACCAACTGGGGGACCACCGGGCCTGACGCCGCAGTGGTCGCATCCTGCGCCGCGCGCCGCGTGGGCGATGCGGGACGCCACGACGGGGTGAGGGCGTTTGCGCTGCGCGACCCGGGATGGAGCATGGTAGTGGGCGCGCGCGTCGAGGCCCAGGAGCCGGCATCCCTGTGGGTCGTGCCGATTGAGGTCGTCTCGGCCTCCGAGGCCGGCTTCGAGCGCACCTTCCAGGGCGCCTCGCTGCTGTTTGTCTGGCCGATGCGGCTGCAGCCAGGGGAGGCGTGGGCGGGCACGCTTTCCTTTGAGGTTCAATCGCCGGCCTGA
- a CDS encoding FAD-binding protein: MTLAPLIRRLRDIVGDAYVLHRPEDLIVYEQDALMVSRHMPDLVVLPDTTQQVCEVVRAVRDWGLPIVPRGAGTGLAGGAIPERGGVVVALTRMTRVHDVDPVGRTAVVEAGVVNAELTAMLEPYGLFFAPDPGSQVAATIGGNVANNAGGPHCLSYGVTSNHVLGLEVVLADGTVTCVGGRALDAPGYDVTGVLVGSEGTFGIVTRIIVRLLARREAVRTLLAVYDTMDAACEAASAVIAAGIIPEALEIIDGMSMRAVNRTLHAGFPEDAEAALLIEVEGLAESVPVLIERIEAICHGQGASRVQTAATAADRMGLWKGRKHAFGALGKLARKAIMLDVCAPRSHLAGIMRKIAEAGTRLNIQVANFFHAGDGNLHPNLLFEFDDNSSEYARVVATTEDIMWACIAVGGTITGEHGLGMEKREYLRWMYSDDDIAAMKRVRSAFDPDGAMNPDKIFPTGRPVHGTIPAARAAGEAAR; encoded by the coding sequence ATGACGCTTGCCCCGCTGATCCGACGGCTGCGGGATATCGTGGGCGACGCCTACGTTCTGCACCGTCCGGAAGACCTGATCGTCTACGAGCAGGACGCGCTGATGGTCAGCCGGCACATGCCGGACCTGGTGGTGCTTCCGGATACCACCCAGCAGGTCTGTGAGGTCGTGCGGGCGGTGCGCGACTGGGGGCTGCCGATAGTTCCCAGGGGCGCCGGCACCGGGCTTGCCGGCGGCGCGATCCCGGAGCGCGGCGGCGTCGTGGTGGCGCTGACGCGCATGACGCGCGTGCACGATGTGGATCCGGTCGGCCGAACGGCGGTGGTGGAAGCCGGCGTGGTCAACGCCGAGCTGACCGCCATGCTCGAACCCTACGGGCTGTTCTTCGCGCCCGATCCGGGCAGCCAGGTGGCCGCGACGATCGGCGGCAACGTTGCCAACAACGCGGGCGGCCCGCACTGCCTGTCCTACGGGGTAACCAGCAACCATGTGCTCGGTCTGGAGGTGGTGCTGGCCGACGGAACCGTTACCTGCGTCGGCGGCCGCGCTCTGGACGCGCCCGGCTATGACGTGACCGGTGTCCTGGTCGGCTCGGAGGGCACGTTCGGCATTGTAACCAGGATCATAGTGCGCCTGCTCGCGCGACGCGAGGCGGTGCGGACGCTGCTGGCGGTCTACGACACCATGGATGCCGCCTGCGAGGCGGCATCGGCGGTGATCGCGGCAGGAATCATCCCTGAGGCGCTGGAGATCATTGACGGGATGTCCATGCGGGCGGTCAACAGGACGCTGCACGCGGGCTTTCCCGAGGACGCCGAGGCGGCCCTGCTCATCGAGGTCGAGGGGCTGGCTGAATCGGTGCCGGTACTGATAGAACGGATCGAGGCAATCTGCCACGGACAGGGCGCCAGCCGCGTCCAGACCGCGGCCACCGCCGCGGACCGCATGGGTCTCTGGAAGGGCCGCAAGCACGCCTTCGGCGCGCTCGGGAAACTTGCGCGCAAGGCGATCATGCTCGACGTTTGCGCCCCGCGCTCTCATCTGGCCGGGATAATGCGCAAGATCGCCGAGGCCGGCACACGCCTGAACATCCAGGTTGCCAACTTCTTCCATGCCGGGGACGGCAACCTGCATCCCAACCTGCTGTTCGAGTTCGACGACAACTCCTCTGAGTATGCGCGGGTCGTGGCCACCACCGAGGACATAATGTGGGCCTGCATCGCGGTCGGCGGCACGATCACCGGCGAACACGGACTGGGGATGGAGAAGCGGGAGTACCTGAGATGGATGTACTCGGACGACGACATCGCCGCGATGAAGCGCGTCAGGTCGGCCTTCGATCCGGACGGGGCGATGAACCCTGACAAGATATTTCCCACCGGTCGCCCGGTGCACGGGACGATCCCAGCGGCCAGGGCGGCAGGGGAGGCGGCCCGGTGA
- a CDS encoding lytic transglycosylase domain-containing protein codes for MGRRRTVQRHGARGEARPRVKPAALAGLVVLAAALPAPGIQTNLDSLRAAYLTGRELTRAGKHAAASDAFRTAAAHPTLRAHAQYEQAAALLRTGTPGAATEASSILRSTAPSAPTRLRGRILTLLGEADMALGRPVQAVAALQAASGLRPDDPEVWLRLGDVAASAGRADLARPAYARATWAFPGHGVEGRARAALSALLGRPVRAGDIDAQSRLLRGRRLAQGGEWNQAAVEFRAVVAAAAAGTTPGATHRASRSVAGESWYRLGEIYMHFDLRAAHDAFRRAAGAGWNTPGAWYWAALTARRAGLTAQAREASSALLRSAPAGSWTARFWLDAGRRAESDGRRPEATAHYRRAIAAAAGSGEAAEARWRLGWGALGAGRHADAEAAFREAARTAPYRSDAARAWYWAAKTLEARGHRPGDASALLRTVAAQYPLTFYGQRARTRLGLPAPSLPPAPSATPDAPERTVAAPTHEELARLGLDADAVEAAEDYLDARPGRRDLRDLRVARVVRFLAETCGRMGAVRRSVAYAEEALAGGVRDKAVWRLAYPKAYWADVSAAAKTAGIDPLLLLALVREESRYDALAISPARAVGLAQILPTTAQAMTGDPSITAHRLKDPSTNLTLGARYLRLQLDRFDGDLRLALAAYNAGPGAARRWRNLDPDPDYFIEKIGYAETRAYVRRVLGSYGVYRIVW; via the coding sequence ATGGGACGCCGCCGGACTGTTCAGCGTCACGGTGCGCGCGGTGAAGCCCGGCCGCGAGTGAAGCCCGCCGCCCTGGCAGGACTGGTTGTCCTTGCAGCCGCGCTGCCCGCACCCGGCATCCAGACCAATCTCGACTCGCTGCGGGCCGCCTACCTCACCGGGCGTGAGCTGACCCGGGCCGGCAAACACGCGGCCGCGTCCGACGCGTTCCGAACCGCGGCCGCGCATCCCACGCTGCGAGCCCACGCGCAGTACGAGCAGGCGGCCGCGCTGCTTCGGACCGGCACCCCGGGCGCCGCTACTGAGGCGTCTTCGATCCTCCGATCCACCGCGCCCTCTGCCCCGACCCGGCTGCGCGGCCGGATTCTGACCTTGCTCGGCGAGGCCGATATGGCCCTCGGCCGTCCTGTGCAGGCGGTGGCCGCGCTCCAGGCCGCGTCCGGTCTGCGACCGGACGATCCTGAAGTCTGGCTGCGGCTGGGTGACGTGGCCGCCTCCGCGGGCCGCGCGGACCTGGCGCGCCCCGCGTATGCACGTGCTACCTGGGCGTTCCCCGGGCACGGCGTCGAGGGACGTGCCCGAGCAGCGCTGTCGGCACTGCTCGGCAGGCCGGTCCGGGCCGGCGACATTGACGCGCAATCGAGACTGCTGCGCGGCAGGCGCCTCGCGCAGGGCGGCGAGTGGAATCAGGCTGCGGTCGAGTTCCGCGCCGTGGTGGCCGCGGCGGCAGCGGGAACAACCCCTGGCGCAACTCACCGCGCCTCGCGGAGCGTGGCCGGCGAATCCTGGTACCGCCTGGGCGAGATCTACATGCACTTCGACCTGCGCGCGGCGCACGACGCTTTCCGGCGGGCGGCCGGTGCCGGCTGGAACACACCGGGCGCCTGGTACTGGGCGGCCCTGACCGCGCGGCGGGCCGGCCTGACCGCGCAGGCGCGGGAGGCCTCCTCCGCGCTGTTGCGGTCGGCGCCGGCAGGGTCCTGGACCGCCCGCTTCTGGCTAGATGCGGGCAGGCGCGCCGAGTCCGACGGCCGAAGGCCCGAGGCCACCGCGCACTACCGCCGAGCGATCGCGGCGGCGGCGGGCTCAGGAGAAGCGGCCGAGGCGCGATGGCGACTAGGATGGGGGGCACTGGGTGCCGGGCGGCACGCCGATGCTGAGGCGGCCTTCCGCGAGGCCGCGCGGACCGCGCCATATCGAAGCGACGCAGCGCGTGCCTGGTACTGGGCCGCCAAGACCCTTGAGGCCCGCGGCCACCGGCCTGGCGACGCGTCGGCGCTTCTCCGCACGGTCGCCGCCCAGTACCCGCTCACGTTCTACGGCCAGCGCGCCAGGACCCGGCTGGGGCTGCCTGCACCATCGCTACCGCCGGCACCTTCCGCTACGCCCGATGCGCCCGAGCGCACCGTCGCGGCTCCCACCCACGAGGAGCTGGCCCGCCTGGGCCTCGACGCCGACGCCGTGGAGGCAGCAGAGGATTACCTGGATGCGCGTCCAGGCCGGCGCGATCTGCGCGATCTGCGAGTGGCGCGCGTGGTGCGCTTCCTGGCCGAGACCTGCGGCCGCATGGGCGCTGTACGCAGGTCGGTCGCGTACGCGGAAGAGGCCCTCGCCGGGGGGGTCCGTGACAAAGCCGTATGGCGGCTGGCCTATCCCAAGGCCTATTGGGCCGATGTGTCAGCCGCTGCGAAAACCGCGGGCATTGATCCCCTGCTCCTGCTTGCGCTGGTGCGCGAGGAGAGCCGCTACGATGCGCTGGCCATCTCACCCGCGCGTGCCGTGGGCCTGGCCCAGATCCTGCCGACGACCGCGCAGGCGATGACCGGCGATCCTTCGATTACCGCGCACCGGCTCAAGGATCCCTCCACCAACCTGACGCTGGGCGCCCGGTACCTGCGCCTCCAACTTGACCGGTTCGACGGCGACCTACGGCTGGCGCTGGCGGCCTACAACGCGGGACCCGGCGCGGCGCGGCGGTGGAGAAACCTGGATCCCGATCCAGACTACTTCATCGAGAAGATCGGCTACGCCGAGACCCGCGCCTACGTGCGCCGTGTGCTGGGATCGTACGGCGTCTACAGGATTGTGTGGTAG
- a CDS encoding (Fe-S)-binding protein yields MPVIPEVETCIHCGLCLNQCPTYRLTHLEAASPRGRIYMIEAASHGRLAVSPGVADHLYLCLACRACETACPSGVQYGRVAEAAREVLGPPGRPLQRTVVRFALRHMMPRPGRLRSLAAVIRFFQRSGLAALAMRLLPRRLRRAVALLPEASSRFYTPAAEVLPAIGERRARVAFLSGCAMSLFFAEINEATVRVLRRNGCEVVIPRNQACCGALNIHNGEIASARAMARRNVDAFPADVDAILTNAAGCGAAMREYGHLLSGDQDYRERAERFSLLVRDTGEFLAALGLRNSPNATDQVATYQDPCHLAHGQGVRAQPRALLAAIPGLTLREMAASDRCCGSAGIYNFLQPETSEALLAEKMEAIRATGASVVVAPNPGCMMQLRYGARRFGVPVRVAHLLDLLDEAGA; encoded by the coding sequence ATGCCGGTCATCCCTGAGGTTGAGACCTGCATCCACTGCGGGCTCTGCCTCAATCAGTGTCCGACCTACCGCCTGACGCACCTGGAGGCCGCCTCGCCGCGCGGACGGATCTACATGATCGAGGCCGCCTCGCACGGAAGGCTCGCAGTGAGCCCGGGCGTGGCCGACCACCTGTACCTGTGCCTGGCGTGCCGCGCGTGCGAAACCGCGTGTCCTTCGGGCGTGCAGTACGGCCGGGTGGCAGAGGCCGCGCGCGAGGTCCTGGGTCCGCCGGGGCGCCCGCTCCAGCGTACGGTGGTGCGCTTTGCCCTGCGGCACATGATGCCGCGTCCTGGGCGGCTTCGGTCACTGGCAGCCGTGATCCGGTTCTTCCAGCGCAGCGGCCTGGCAGCCCTGGCAATGCGACTGCTGCCACGACGCCTGCGCCGGGCCGTCGCGCTGCTGCCAGAGGCGTCGTCGCGCTTCTACACGCCTGCGGCCGAAGTGCTGCCCGCGATCGGCGAGCGGCGCGCGCGCGTGGCATTTCTCTCGGGCTGCGCGATGAGTCTCTTCTTCGCCGAGATCAACGAAGCAACGGTGCGCGTACTGCGGCGAAACGGCTGCGAGGTGGTGATCCCGCGAAACCAGGCGTGCTGCGGTGCCCTGAACATCCACAACGGTGAGATCGCCAGCGCCCGGGCGATGGCCAGGAGGAACGTGGACGCTTTCCCAGCCGACGTGGATGCCATCCTCACCAACGCCGCGGGCTGCGGCGCCGCGATGAGGGAGTACGGACACCTCCTCAGCGGCGACCAGGACTACAGGGAAAGGGCCGAACGCTTCAGCCTGCTCGTGCGGGATACGGGCGAGTTCCTGGCCGCGCTGGGCCTGCGCAACTCGCCCAACGCCACCGATCAGGTAGCGACCTATCAGGATCCCTGCCACCTGGCACACGGGCAGGGAGTGCGCGCGCAGCCCCGGGCGCTGCTGGCCGCGATTCCCGGCCTCACGCTTCGGGAGATGGCCGCGTCCGACCGCTGCTGCGGCAGCGCGGGCATCTACAACTTCCTCCAGCCCGAGACCTCCGAGGCGCTGCTGGCCGAGAAGATGGAAGCGATCCGCGCCACCGGCGCTTCGGTCGTGGTCGCACCCAATCCCGGCTGCATGATGCAGCTTCGCTACGGCGCCAGGCGATTCGGGGTGCCGGTGCGCGTGGCGCACTTGCTCGACCTCCTGGACGAGGCAGGCGCGTGA
- a CDS encoding 4Fe-4S ferredoxin — MEEMHAYERLADALDRLPNGFPRTATGVEIRILKKIFSPKEASLASHLTGMLESPDEIAPRAGLPLEEAGKQLFQLARRGLVWFDKKDGVARFRLAPFIVGIYEAQKDLLDHELSHLVEEYLVNGGAAGIMQPQPALHRVVPAGGALKSEWILPYDDVRAFLLSARAFNVRDCICRLQQDHFGRRCDFPLNICLSFSSSERPARPGDISQEEALSLLERSEEIGLVHTVSNTIAGVGYVCNCCGCCCALLRGIAEWGIENSVAHANYYAVIDPEVCAGCGICVTRCQVHAVADQDGVSVVNRERCIGCGLCVTGCSTGASSLQRKPEAEIVHPPADFAAWEQERLRNRGLID; from the coding sequence ATGGAAGAGATGCACGCCTACGAGCGCCTTGCCGATGCCCTGGACCGGCTTCCAAACGGCTTCCCCAGAACAGCCACCGGAGTTGAGATCCGGATCCTAAAGAAGATCTTCTCGCCCAAAGAGGCCTCCCTGGCGAGTCATCTCACAGGCATGCTGGAGTCCCCTGACGAGATCGCCCCCCGCGCCGGCCTGCCCCTGGAGGAAGCCGGCAAGCAGTTGTTCCAGTTGGCGCGACGCGGCCTGGTTTGGTTCGACAAGAAGGATGGCGTAGCACGTTTTCGGCTGGCCCCTTTCATCGTCGGCATCTATGAAGCCCAGAAGGACCTGCTGGACCACGAACTCTCGCACCTGGTGGAGGAATACCTCGTCAACGGCGGTGCTGCCGGGATCATGCAGCCGCAGCCTGCCCTGCACCGCGTCGTGCCTGCCGGGGGCGCGCTCAAGTCCGAGTGGATTCTTCCTTATGACGACGTGCGCGCATTCCTTCTGTCTGCCAGGGCATTCAACGTCCGCGACTGCATCTGTCGCCTCCAGCAGGACCACTTTGGCCGGCGGTGTGACTTCCCGTTGAACATCTGCCTCAGTTTCTCGTCGAGTGAGCGTCCTGCCCGGCCAGGGGACATCTCGCAGGAGGAGGCGCTGTCCCTCCTGGAGCGCAGCGAGGAGATCGGCCTGGTCCACACGGTCAGCAACACAATCGCGGGCGTGGGCTATGTCTGCAACTGCTGCGGCTGCTGCTGTGCCCTGCTGCGCGGGATCGCGGAGTGGGGGATCGAGAACTCGGTCGCCCACGCCAACTACTACGCGGTCATAGATCCTGAAGTGTGCGCAGGTTGTGGGATCTGCGTGACGCGCTGCCAGGTGCACGCCGTTGCCGATCAGGATGGGGTATCCGTCGTGAACCGGGAGCGTTGCATCGGCTGTGGGTTGTGCGTCACAGGATGCTCCACCGGGGCCTCCAGCCTGCAGCGCAAGCCGGAGGCGGAGATTGTTCACCCGCCTGCCGATTTCGCCGCCTGGGAGCAGGAGAGGTTACGCAACCGCGGGTTGATTGACTAG
- a CDS encoding FAD-binding oxidoreductase, giving the protein MIADPLTLVPRFEALLGAEWVTVAGASRWTVDGLTPALAVRPGDAEQVGAVLRLCGEAGAAVVPWGRGTAMEVGNPPRAHHVALLTDRLSGLVEHDAANLTVAVGAGMTLGALEGAISAGGQFLPLEPPRAESATAGGAVAADLNGPRRAYCGSARDLVIGARAAQADGTLIKAGGKTVKNVAGYDMCKLLVGSMGTLGVLTELTLRLLPVPEASRTVAVWGADASDLLRLSGRVLGSLLLPAAVTVVDAVAARALGRSAAGLLVRATGFEAAVARQVRDVTAWAAEAALDAETLEGEAEVALWRAIRDFGWQGDGIAIRVAVPSGEVPAALARLRSTVPDPTGVVAHTASGTIWIHADPAGFDAAALGAVKEIATGHQGNMLVARAPRELKATGDVWSPVPHVRTLEIMRAIKQAFDPKGVLNPGRFVARL; this is encoded by the coding sequence GTGATCGCCGACCCCCTGACGCTGGTTCCCAGGTTCGAGGCGCTGCTGGGCGCGGAGTGGGTTACGGTTGCCGGCGCCTCCCGGTGGACCGTGGACGGCTTGACCCCTGCCCTGGCGGTTCGGCCGGGAGACGCCGAGCAGGTCGGCGCTGTCCTGCGGCTCTGCGGCGAGGCCGGCGCCGCTGTCGTGCCCTGGGGTCGTGGCACCGCGATGGAGGTCGGGAATCCTCCCCGCGCCCACCACGTCGCGCTGTTGACCGACCGGTTATCAGGGCTCGTCGAGCACGACGCCGCGAACCTGACCGTGGCGGTAGGGGCGGGGATGACGCTGGGCGCCCTGGAGGGCGCGATCTCTGCCGGGGGTCAGTTCCTCCCGCTGGAACCCCCGCGCGCCGAGAGCGCGACCGCGGGCGGCGCGGTGGCGGCCGACCTGAACGGTCCCCGTCGCGCGTATTGCGGTTCGGCGCGCGACCTGGTCATCGGCGCGAGGGCAGCGCAGGCGGACGGTACGCTCATCAAGGCAGGGGGCAAGACCGTCAAGAACGTAGCGGGATACGACATGTGCAAGCTGCTCGTCGGCTCAATGGGTACGCTGGGCGTTCTGACCGAGTTGACGTTGAGATTGCTCCCGGTGCCCGAGGCATCGCGCACGGTCGCGGTCTGGGGCGCCGACGCCTCTGACCTCCTGCGTCTGTCCGGCCGCGTGCTTGGATCGCTGCTGCTGCCGGCAGCGGTCACGGTGGTAGACGCGGTCGCGGCCCGCGCGCTCGGCCGTAGTGCCGCGGGCCTGCTGGTGCGCGCGACGGGCTTTGAGGCCGCGGTGGCCCGGCAGGTGCGCGATGTCACCGCATGGGCGGCGGAGGCGGCCCTCGACGCCGAGACTCTTGAGGGCGAGGCCGAGGTCGCGCTCTGGCGGGCGATCCGCGACTTCGGCTGGCAGGGGGACGGCATCGCGATCCGCGTCGCCGTACCCTCGGGCGAGGTCCCGGCGGCGCTGGCCCGCCTGCGCTCGACCGTGCCCGACCCAACGGGCGTCGTGGCACACACTGCAAGTGGGACCATCTGGATCCATGCTGATCCCGCCGGCTTCGACGCTGCTGCGCTTGGCGCGGTGAAGGAGATCGCGACGGGCCACCAAGGCAACATGCTTGTAGCGCGCGCGCCGCGCGAGTTGAAAGCGACGGGCGACGTCTGGTCGCCCGTCCCCCACGTGAGGACGCTTGAGATCATGCGCGCGATCAAGCAGGCGTTTGATCCCAAAGGCGTCCTCAATCCCGGTCGGTTCGTGGCACGGCTTTGA
- a CDS encoding GNAT family N-acetyltransferase, protein MSNDHDCSMTTATISEGRAADLDEVLALLASAGLHGGGMPEHLDGFLVAREDGRLVATVGLENHGTVGILRSVAVVPGCRGRGIAAALVRAAISRSLARGHQALYLLTNTAESYFERFGFQRIERAQVHPAALVSKQFVKKACEQSTVMMLEHKRSGRAEMNEHAIRNAVRERYARAATAGATCCDGSGQSGAAASCCDGAGQRTGSASCCAPPAIIFADGRAVPEEIAGTSLGCGAPIEAAAPQPGETVVDLGSGAGLDAFLAADRVGPSGRAIGVDMTPEMIAKARANADRLGAANVEFRLGEIEHLPLPDACADVLVSNCVINLLPDKRPAFSEAFRVLRPGGRLVVSDIVSAAPLPDALKTPELWSACLAGALPEADYLGLVARAGFTSIEVLSKRGWDAAGLFSVTVRAVKPGRE, encoded by the coding sequence GGCGGGATGCCCGAGCACCTCGACGGCTTCCTAGTCGCTCGCGAGGATGGCCGGCTGGTGGCGACGGTTGGACTGGAGAACCACGGCACCGTCGGGATCCTGCGCTCAGTCGCGGTCGTGCCCGGCTGCCGGGGCCGCGGGATCGCCGCGGCGCTGGTACGCGCGGCGATCAGCCGGTCCCTCGCGAGGGGCCACCAGGCCCTCTACCTGCTCACGAATACCGCCGAGTCCTACTTCGAGCGGTTCGGCTTCCAACGGATCGAGCGTGCGCAGGTCCACCCCGCGGCGCTTGTATCGAAGCAGTTTGTTAAGAAGGCGTGCGAGCAATCTACTGTAATGATGCTGGAGCACAAACGATCAGGGAGGGCTGAGATGAACGAGCACGCAATCCGCAACGCGGTGCGAGAACGCTACGCCCGCGCAGCAACGGCCGGAGCGACCTGTTGCGACGGGTCCGGACAGAGTGGAGCCGCGGCCTCCTGCTGTGACGGAGCCGGGCAGCGTACCGGATCGGCCTCCTGCTGCGCTCCTCCGGCGATCATCTTCGCGGACGGCCGCGCCGTGCCCGAGGAGATCGCGGGCACGTCGCTGGGCTGCGGCGCTCCAATCGAGGCGGCTGCGCCGCAGCCGGGTGAAACGGTCGTGGACCTGGGCAGCGGCGCCGGGCTGGACGCCTTCCTGGCGGCTGATCGGGTAGGACCGAGCGGCCGGGCGATCGGGGTGGATATGACCCCTGAGATGATCGCGAAGGCACGCGCCAACGCCGACCGCCTGGGCGCTGCGAACGTTGAGTTCCGCCTGGGGGAGATCGAACACCTGCCGCTGCCCGACGCCTGCGCCGACGTCCTGGTGAGCAACTGCGTCATCAACCTGCTGCCGGACAAGAGGCCGGCGTTCTCTGAGGCGTTCCGCGTGCTGCGGCCGGGCGGCCGGCTCGTGGTCTCCGACATCGTCAGCGCGGCGCCGCTGCCCGACGCGCTCAAGACGCCGGAGCTCTGGAGCGCGTGCCTGGCCGGGGCTCTGCCCGAGGCAGACTACCTGGGGCTTGTTGCCCGGGCCGGCTTCACCTCGATTGAGGTACTCTCGAAGCGCGGATGGGACGCCGCCGGACTGTTCAGCGTCACGGTGCGCGCGGTGAAGCCCGGCCGCGAGTGA